GCGCGCACGTCCACTTCGGTCGTCGCGACGGGCACTTTCAGCGACGATGCCACGACCACCTGGCCGCGAAAACGCACGGCGCCTTCGTCGATCAGCTCTTGAGCCTTCGCGCGGCTGGGCGCCAGGCCCTTCTCGACGAGCCAGACGTCGATACGGATTAAATTTTTCGGATTTGGTTCCATTTGACGATCTCGACGAGCGGCCCCTGACGCACCCCCAGGCGCTCCAGCTGCGCCAAGGCCCGCGCGGTTTCCGCAGCTAGAAGTTCTTGAGTCGCGGCGACGCCGATCAAATCGGGCAAACTTCCCTTTTCCACTTCGTGCGTGGAATCCAGGATATCGTCGGCGAGCTGAAAGCAAAGGCCCAGCGCCGCGCCGAAATCGCGCGCGGCCTCTTGCGCCGGCGCTTCGCTGCCGATGGCGACGGTCACGCCTTCACAAATCACGCGAAAGAGCGCACCGGTCTTGCGGGCGTGCATATCGAGCAGCCCCTCGCGCGTCGGCAGCTCCTTCTGCGCTTCGAGATCCAGCGCCTGACCACCGGCCATGCCGCGGTAGCCGGCCGCTTCGCTGAGCAGTTGCACCAAGCGGATCGCTTTTCCCGGATCGGTATTGTAGCGACGGGCGATGTGGCCGAAGGCTTCGGTCAAAAGCGTGTCGCCCGCGAGCAGCGCGAACGATTCGCCAAAGACCACGTGATTCGTGGGACGACCGCGACGTTCATCGTCGTCATCCATGCAGGGCAGGTCGTCGTGAATCAGCGAGTAGGTGTGGATCAGTTCGACCGCGAGCACCCAGGGCAGCACGCGCTGGGGGCGCACGCCGAACGCCTCGGCCAGCAGAATCCCGAGCACGGGACGCGTGCGTTTGCCTCCGGTCAGCAGCGAGTACGCCATCGACTCGGACAAACGGGTCATCCCCGTTTGTTCGGTGCGGGCTTCGTACTCGGCCACCCATTCGCGCGCGGCGTCCTCGATAAGTTCGAGAGGTCCCGGGAACTGATCCAGCATGTTAGAGCCTAACCCAGGACCAGAGAGGGGTTGAACAGGCCGGAAAGAGCCTTGACCGAGGCGCCTCCGGCGAAGGACTGGCCCAAGCCAATTCGAGCCGGATGCAACGAAGGACAAGGCTCTTTCCGGCCTGCCCTACGGGTCGAATGGAAAAAGTCCATCTGACAGCGTCGCTCCTCCTCGCCATAGGCGAGCTATGACTCGTCGTCGCTCCTTGCATCTGGTCTTTTTCCATTCGATTCAACCCCTCTCTGGTCCTGGGTTAGGCTCTTACTCTTCGCTCTTGAAGTCTTGCGTGACGGGACGGCCGTCGCCGTCGAAGCCGGTCAATTGCTTCACTTTCGCTTCCGCCGCCGTCAACTGGGTTTGGCATTCACGCGACAAGCGCACGCCCTCTTCGAACAGCTTCAGCGAATCTTCCAAGGCGAGTTCGCCCTTTTCCATCTTTTGGACGATCTCTTCCAAACGTCCCAGTTTCTTTTCAAAGTCCATGTCGAACTCCTTTAGTTTTCTTGTTTCTTTTTGCCCGTCACTTGCGCCTGGATGAAGCCATCGCTCACCCGCACCTGAAGGGCGTCGTTCACGGCAACCTGATCCACCGAACGCACGATCGTCTGTCCGTCCTCGCGGTAAGCGAGTGCGTAGCCCCGATCGAGCGTCCGCAAGGGACTGTAAGCATCCAAGCGCCCCATGGCGCCCTTCA
Above is a genomic segment from Pseudobdellovibrionaceae bacterium containing:
- a CDS encoding polyprenyl synthetase family protein, whose amino-acid sequence is MLDQFPGPLELIEDAAREWVAEYEARTEQTGMTRLSESMAYSLLTGGKRTRPVLGILLAEAFGVRPQRVLPWVLAVELIHTYSLIHDDLPCMDDDDERRGRPTNHVVFGESFALLAGDTLLTEAFGHIARRYNTDPGKAIRLVQLLSEAAGYRGMAGGQALDLEAQKELPTREGLLDMHARKTGALFRVICEGVTVAIGSEAPAQEAARDFGAALGLCFQLADDILDSTHEVEKGSLPDLIGVAATQELLAAETARALAQLERLGVRQGPLVEIVKWNQIRKI
- a CDS encoding exodeoxyribonuclease VII small subunit, which codes for MDFEKKLGRLEEIVQKMEKGELALEDSLKLFEEGVRLSRECQTQLTAAEAKVKQLTGFDGDGRPVTQDFKSEE